The genomic interval AATTGTTTCTGCTGAATATTCTTGGAGTCAGGCAGAAATGATGGCACAAGAAGCTGGATTGGTGAGCCCTCATAATGGATCAATGTATCAATTATCCCAAATTAACACTGTTTTGCTTGAGGAAGATAACCTGCTCTACGAAAAGAATGGAACGATGAATAAAAATGTTTCATCGTTTATAGAAAGCTTGCCAAAAGGGTCAAACATAGCTGTTTCACATGGCATGCTTAATAAAAGTATAGAGGGGATTTTCCCTCATATAAATGTTTTATCTTTAGAGGAGGTAAAACATAAAGCACCACAAGAAGTATTAGTTATCCAGGGGGATAAGTCTCCAAAAGAACAAAAATTAATTTACTATTACCCATCAATTGATGTAAGGAAGCTAAATGATTTATCTGAGAGTTTAAAAATATCGCATCAGATAAAGCTTATGATAAAGAAACATGTTCATACTACCAGGGCGTGGAATTTAATTGGGCCTGCTATTGCGTTAACATCCTTTGTTTCAGCCCCATTACTTGCCCTAATAGCCGATAGCTTAATATTAAGCTTTTTAGTACATGGAAAACATAAAAGTGAAAAATTGATGCTGAAGAAAAAAACTCATGAATTAAATAAAGAGCTTCACCCAGAAATTCCTTGGCATGCATATACATCAGAGGAAATTTATGATCGTTTTCAATCTAGCCCTTTGTCAGGATTAGACGATAAATCGATAAAAAAATGGGCAAAATCATACGGGAAAAATAAACTACAAGCCAAACAGGCTGAGCATTGGTTTAAATCATATATAAGCCAATTTAAAGAATTTGCTATGGCCATTTTAGGAATAACTGCTCTTATTAGTATTTTTACGGGACATATGTTTGATGGTATTGCGATGGGCACAATTTTGTTATTAAATGCGGGAATTGGTACTTTTCAAGAACGTAAAGCAAAGCAGGCAGTTCAGACGATGACGAAATTTGTTCCACCAAATTGCAAAGTTATTCGAAACGGTGAAACTTTTGAAGTATCTGCAGAGGAACTTGTTCCAGGAGATATCGTTGAACTTGAATCAGGAGAACGAGTACCAGCAGATTTGCGGATAATACAGACATGGAATTTAGAAGTTGATGAGTCAACGCTAACAGGAGAATCACTACCTGTACAGAAGAGCATACGGCCAATTGATGAGAAAGTTCCTATTACTGATCGTGCCAATATGCTGTATATGGGTACACATGTAACAAGAGGAAAAGGAAAAGCTGTTGTAGTCCAGACAGGAAATCAAACTGAAATTGGCCGTCTTTTTATGATGTTAGCTGATCATGAAGAGAAAGAAACGCCATTGCAAAAGCAAGTTACTCAAATCAGCAAGGCCTTTATGAAAGGTGCACTTGTTATTGGAGGTATTGTTTTCATAGCTGGCTTAATCCGTGGTATTCCTTTAACAAGTATGATGACAACCTCACTAGCATTAACAGCATCAGCAATACCAGAGGGACTGCCGGTTACCATCACAATAGCTCTTACAGCGGGGATCCTTCGAATGGCAAAGAAAGACTCCTTAACTCGAAAGATGTCAGCTCTAGAAACACTTGGGCGTGTCAATGTCATTTGCTCAGACAAGACTGGTACATTGACTAAAAATGAAATGACAGTTAAGAAAATTGCAACGTTGAAACACGAATATGATGTTACTGGAGATGGATATTGCCCTGATGGTGAAATTCAAATAAGCGAAGATAATTCCAATCAAGATTTAGAACATCTCCTACGTATTGGAGTATTGTGTAATAATTCTTCAATAGAGCAGGAAAATGGACACTGGATTGTAAAAGGGGACCCAACAGAAGGGGCTTTGCTTACTGTTGCTAAAAAATACCCTGCGTTAGTTGAGAGTCTCTCAGAATGGGAGCGAGAATATGAATTACCTTTTGATTCAGATCGAGGTATGATGACCGTTGCATGCCGTCAAACACCGGAACATAAAGATTGCTATGTATTGACTAAGGGATCTGTTGAAAAGATAATAGCTTGTTGTAAAAATGTACAAGTTAACGGGAAGAAAATTCAGCTAACTAATTCAATGAGAGAGTCTGTATTACAACAAGCAGAAAAATATGCTGATGATTCCCTAAGAGTCTTAGGGTTTGCCATTCGTAAGCTGAGAAAAGATGAAGAGTGTAATGATGACATGGAAAATGACTTGACTTACATTGGAATGGTTGGAATGATAGACCCTCCAAAGGAAGAAGTTAAAGATAGCATTCAAGAAGCTAAAAGTCTTGGTATTACTCCAATCATGATTACAGGAGACCATCCAATAACCGCATTATCGATTGCGAAGCAAATTGGAATTGGATATTCATATGATCAAGTGCTTACAGGAGAAGCTTTAAATCAGCTTAGTGATTCAGAATTCGAGAATATAATAGATGATATTCGTATATATGCACGAGTAACGCCAAATCATAAGCTGCGCATTGTAACCTCTTTACAGAATAAAGGTTATATAGTAGCTATGACAGGTGATGGGGTGAATGATTCACTAGCTATAAAGAAGGCAGATGTTGGAATTGCTATGGGTAGATCTGGAACACAATTAACAAAAGAAACATCTGATATCGTACTTAAAGAAGATCATTTTGGTTCTATTGTTGATGGTGTAAAAGAAGGGAGAACAATCATTGGTAATATTAGAAAAGCACTAGGATGTTTACTATGTGGAAATTTAGCTGAAATCATTGTAACAAGTACTGCTGTCATAGCAGGGCTTCCACTTCCAATCGTTCCTATTCAAATATTGCTAATGAACTTAATAACTGATGCATTACCAGCTATGGTGCTTGCAGTGAATCCTGGAAATAAAACGAAGGAAAGAAAACGACAAGAAATTGCCGATAAAGAACTTTATCAACAAGTTATTACGAGGGGACTTTTGTTAGGGCTAGGTTCATTAGGATTGTTTGTAGCAAGCCTGTCAATGGGTACATCAATTGCTGTTGCTCAAACAACTGCTTTTGCAGCACTTGTAACAGGACAACTTATACAAACATTTTCATGGAGGCAAGAAGGTCAAACTGAATCAGTAAAAGATTGGACTAAAGACCGCTTTTTGATTGGAGCTTTAGGAGTATCTGCACTTGCGCTATTGTCTTCAATCTATATTCCAGGTTTAAGCACGGTATTTAAAACAAGTGCCATACCAATGACAAATTGGCTACCAATCATTTTTGTAGCTGGCGTGTCCGCATTCCTTGGAAAAGCTGTCATTAAGGTTATTCAAGCTCCAAAGAAATTGTTGCAAAAAGAACAACTTGCTATGGCAGCTTAAATGTGCTGCCTAGAAAAATAATAGTAAGGAGGAACTATCATGTTGCAAAGTAATCTCCATCGGGTCATTGTTGGCTCTGTCATTATTGTTGCTGCATCAACATTGTTGCCTGTTGCAAAAGAAACATTAAAACCACTCGTAGGACAAGTTTCACGTCAAATGCGTTTCTTCATCGTTTCAGCAAAAGAAGGAATTGAGGACATGGTGGCTGAGGCGAAAGTTGAACGCATGAAAAGACATGTAAATCATCAATTTGTAATTGAGTACAATGAAATGGTTGAAGATCTTGCTGAATAGTCGTGAAAATGATGAGAGGAGGGGAGTGTGTGTCTGAAAAAGATAAACAGATCATACAACAGTTGAAACAATCACTGCTGCACTTGGACGAGGCTTTGAACTTATCTATTGAAATGCTTGAGGAAGATGCAAAGAATAAGCAAACAATAACTGCAGTCTGGGAGGAATTCCTAAGTACGTTCTTTGGAAGAGTCAAAAGTAAGGGAAATGCCAGTAGTGTAAATTTATCTAAATTGGTACCATTACCTAAATTAGCTCGTTTCTTCAAATTTTAAATGAGAAGGGCATTCGTCCATCTGGTCACTAAATTTTACTTTCTTATGGACGGATATTCTTTTCAATCTTCTATATTTTCTTTATTTTTTTGAAAACCTTCACTTTTGAGTGTATGTATTGTTCATTTTATTTTTATCTCCAAATATCCCTTCGCTTGAACTTGAACTTTCAATCAAACGAGGGGTTTTTGGAATTACAATATATAGAATACGAATGTATAAACGAATTAGTCTAAACTTTAATATAGCAGTAATTAGATTAGTGATTAATTGCAATTCTCCTTTAACCTTATCTCAATAAGTCTCCCAATTATTCTTGTTAATAATCAACACCCCATACATCAACGCAATCTTTATTTCTAAAATTTGTCGGTTTTTATGTTCTTTGAAGTAAAAGGTAAAGTTTCCAAATAACGATAAAAAAGATAATATATCCAAATATTGAATAAGCATGATTCCATTCCGAGAGGTGTATAAACCAGCCGAAATGTTCTGATATTTTTTCAATAACTGAAATAACAACACCTAACATAATGATCATCACATACCGAGCAAAAGGCTGAATCCGATTGGCCACAATTAAGAAGAAAATCGAGAATAGAGGAAGAATAAATAAGGTAAAAACAATATTGATTGAGAATATTTCAGGAAATAGTCTAGTTGGAAAAGCATATTTTCCCATTCCAACAAACATTAAATCTAAATAAGTCCCCACAAATGAGGAGAACAATGCAATGAATAAATAATTATTTAGTTTTTTATTCCTTTCTAAGAAAGAACGCTTTTTTTGCGATAATTGCGAGTTCAATTTTTTCAATCGTTTTACAGTATTCTTCATAAATTTCTCCACCTGTGTATTTTTCTTCTATTAAATAGTCGATGATTCTCCAGTTATCACACCAGTCCCCATCTTCTGCATCTTGGTGAGAAATATTTTTCCACGCAAATTGTAATGGGGGACTATATATACGATTTGCTCCTTTTTTTAGCGAGCACCTCTTTGTTCTTCGTCTGTATCCCGAACTAGGCGGTGTTTCATTCACATTATTAAACAAATGAGTCCAATAATCTTTTCTGGATGCAGTATGAGGATTGTTTCTAGCCCAAGACAAAACTCCCTTATAAACAGTTTTTTCATGAAATAAAAGTGAATATGATTTTTTCCCTAACAGGATTCGTTCATGTAGTGAATCAAAATGTTTCATCGTATTCCCTATTATGTTAGGTTTTTCATTATTTTCATTTTTATAAAAGGGGAAAATAATATGGTTAAAACGCAAAAAATCATAGAGTTTAAAGCCAATCGTATCAATGACAGTTTTTTTGAAATGATGATTTTTAATAACCCTTTTTTCTAAATAATTTTGTTCATTAATTATTGTGGCGATTGCTAATAGATAACAGTCTCCATGCACCCAATAATAATTCCACATTGTTTCCATAAAGAGTGAAACACCTAAGAAAGGCAGAAGGTAAAATAGATTCTTCTTGTTTTCTAAACTTTTTTTATATAGTAAAAATTGTGGGAAAACGTCTTGGAAGATTAACCAATTACCGCGTTCCAAAAATAAAAAGAAATCTACTTGTTCCTTTTCAGACAAAAACTTATTAACGAGATCTCCTTTTAAATCAGTCATATTCCAACCACCATTGCGAGAAACCATATGACCTAATAGAGCCCAGTGGATGTCAGGATGCTCGATAAAAAAATCTAAATATGCTTGTGTTCTTGTGAGATTATTCAGATTAAGTTTTTTGGTCATTTCTTTTATTTCAGTTATGAGGTTTCTATCCTCTTTTGTTAGTTTTACGTTTTTATATGAATTTTGTTTGTTTTTTATTTTTCTTTTCAAATCTTCTTTTATTTCAAAATATGATTTTATCGGCATCTTATTATTTTTGAAAGGAGTTATTGCCATTCATTTTCCTCCCATCCTTGGAATGCGTTTGTGGGGAAAGGAATAAGTATATGAAAAAAACTGTTTTTATTAAAGAGAGGAAAAATCGTTATATGAAATATAAGATTGAAACTGAAATAAACAGATTAGTTAACATTCTTATTAAGGAACAGGAGCCAAATGGATCATGGACTTATCCATTTGAGACAGGAATCACTACTGATTGTTATATGATCATCTTATTACGCACATTAGAAATAAATGATGAAGATTTCATTCAATCGCTAGTAGATAGGATTATCAGTAAACAAGATGAAAATGGGTCATGGAAGCTATTTTATGATGAAGAAGAAGGAAACCTTACCGCAACAGTTGAAGCATACTATGCTCTCTTATACTCAGGTTATTGCACAAAAACAGATTCAAACATGCGTCTAGCAAGAAACTTTATAATTAATAACGGTGGATTAAAAGAAATAAATATGTTTACAAAAGTCATGTTAGCTTTAACTGGACAATATAAATGGCCAGAACATTTTCCGATTCCAGTTGAAATCGTGCTTTTGCCACTTTCTTTCCCGGTGAATTTCTTTGACTTTTCTGTGTATGCACGAGTAAATTTCATTCCGATTGTCATTGCTGCAGATTATAAATTTAGCATGCAGACGAAACGTACTCCGGATTTATCGGAATTATTCTTACAAAGAGGAGATGATGATTGGGAGAAGGAGATAAATGAATGGAGATCATTTCTTTCAACAATTCACATAGGAATAAAAAGTTTGATTGGTTTGCCTCATGAACTGCATAGGATCGCACTCAACCATGCTGAGCAGTATATGTTGCAGAGAATCGAGTCGGATGGAACTTTTTACAGTTATTTCAGTTCGACATTTTTAATGATTTTTGCTTTAATGGCTCATGGTTATTCGAAACAACATCCAATCATCACAAAGGCAATTAAAGGATTAAAATCAAATCAAACCAGAATTGATGATCATCTTCATATTCAGTATACAAAAGCAACTGTATGGAATACTGCGTTGATTAGTTATAGTTTACAAGAAGCGGGAATTTCTTCTTCTTCAGAAACGATTAAAAAAGCACAGCAATATTTGATATCTAAACAGCATTATTTATACAGTGATTGGGCGATCCATAATCAACATGCATTACCAGGAGGTTGGGGATTTGCCGATATAAATACAATGCATCCTGATATTGATGATACAACTGCATCATTAAGAGCGATTCGATCACTTATCCTTTCAAATCCAGTCTATCGACAAGCATGGGACCGTGCAAATCATTGGATCATTTCGATGCAGAATGATGATGGGGGCTGGGCAGCATTTGAAAAAAATGTAAATAAATCTTTTTTAAGTTGGCTTCCTGTTGAAGGAGGAACTGCAATGATATTAGATCCTTCAACAGCAGATTTGACTGGAAGGACATTAGAATATTTTGGGAATTTCACTCGATTAAATAAAAATCATCCATTCATTAAACGAGGGATTGAATGGCTTCTTCGTAATCAAGAGAAGGATGGTTCTTGGTATGGAAGATGGGGAATTTGTTATATTTATGGAACTTGGGCAGCAATTACTGGTTTAGTGGCAGTTAATACACGAAATGATCATCCTGCCATTCAAAAAGCAATTCGTTGGTTATACCGCATTCAAAATCCAAATGGCGGGTGGGGAGAATCTTGTAAAAGTGACATTCATAAAAAGTATATATCTTTAAATGAAAGTACGAGAACTCATACTGCATGGGCATTAGATACTCTAATAAGTGCAGAAAATGAAGAGACTGTTGAAATTAACCGGGGAATTACTTATTTGCTTGAGTCATCTCATAAGAATGATTGGACAACAACATATCCGAAAGGGCAGGGGTTACCAAACGGTTTTTATATGCATTACCATAGTTATGAATATCTCTTCCCATTACTTGCTTTAAGTCATTATAAAAATAAGTTTTTTAAATGATTAAAATTGTATGCTGTTACAATTTGTGTATTAATGTTATTAAAATTTATTAAAGTGAAAAATGTCTTTTATGTCCAAAAATTTACAGACGATAAAAGACATTTTTTTATCTATTAATACCTCTCAAACAGATTTTCTTTCATCAAATGGATAATCTTTGTCTCTTGCTGAACAAATTGATAGTGGATCAAAAAAGTTTGCAATTTCCCGTTCAGCACTTAACAATGAATCCGAACCATGGATGACATTTTCAGCTTTTGAAAATGCAAAGTCTCCACGTATTGTACCAGGCATAGCTTCTAAAGGACTTGTTTTTCCAATCATTATTCGTGAAACCTCAATAATACTTTCTCCTTCCCAAACCATTGCAAAAACAGGACCTGACGTAATAAAGTCAACCAACTCTTCAAAGAAAGGCTTTTCTTTAAGTTCCATGTAATGGTATTCAGCTTTTTGTCGATCAACATTCATAAGCTCAGCATTTAATAAAGTAAATCCTTTTTGCTCAAAACGATTTATTATCTCTCCTATTAAGCCACGCTTTACTCCATCAGGTTTGACCATTAT from Metabacillus sediminilitoris carries:
- the ndk gene encoding nucleoside-diphosphate kinase — encoded protein: MTIQRTFIMVKPDGVKRGLIGEIINRFEQKGFTLLNAELMNVDRQKAEYHYMELKEKPFFEELVDFITSGPVFAMVWEGESIIEVSRIMIGKTSPLEAMPGTIRGDFAFSKAENVIHGSDSLLSAEREIANFFDPLSICSARDKDYPFDERKSV
- a CDS encoding CBO0543 family protein, with protein sequence MKNTVKRLKKLNSQLSQKKRSFLERNKKLNNYLFIALFSSFVGTYLDLMFVGMGKYAFPTRLFPEIFSINIVFTLFILPLFSIFFLIVANRIQPFARYVMIIMLGVVISVIEKISEHFGWFIHLSEWNHAYSIFGYIIFFIVIWKLYLLLQRT
- a CDS encoding DUF2515 family protein, whose amino-acid sequence is MAITPFKNNKMPIKSYFEIKEDLKRKIKNKQNSYKNVKLTKEDRNLITEIKEMTKKLNLNNLTRTQAYLDFFIEHPDIHWALLGHMVSRNGGWNMTDLKGDLVNKFLSEKEQVDFFLFLERGNWLIFQDVFPQFLLYKKSLENKKNLFYLLPFLGVSLFMETMWNYYWVHGDCYLLAIATIINEQNYLEKRVIKNHHFKKTVIDTIGFKLYDFLRFNHIIFPFYKNENNEKPNIIGNTMKHFDSLHERILLGKKSYSLLFHEKTVYKGVLSWARNNPHTASRKDYWTHLFNNVNETPPSSGYRRRTKRCSLKKGANRIYSPPLQFAWKNISHQDAEDGDWCDNWRIIDYLIEEKYTGGEIYEEYCKTIEKIELAIIAKKAFFLRKE
- the shc gene encoding squalene--hopene cyclase → MKKTVFIKERKNRYMKYKIETEINRLVNILIKEQEPNGSWTYPFETGITTDCYMIILLRTLEINDEDFIQSLVDRIISKQDENGSWKLFYDEEEGNLTATVEAYYALLYSGYCTKTDSNMRLARNFIINNGGLKEINMFTKVMLALTGQYKWPEHFPIPVEIVLLPLSFPVNFFDFSVYARVNFIPIVIAADYKFSMQTKRTPDLSELFLQRGDDDWEKEINEWRSFLSTIHIGIKSLIGLPHELHRIALNHAEQYMLQRIESDGTFYSYFSSTFLMIFALMAHGYSKQHPIITKAIKGLKSNQTRIDDHLHIQYTKATVWNTALISYSLQEAGISSSSETIKKAQQYLISKQHYLYSDWAIHNQHALPGGWGFADINTMHPDIDDTTASLRAIRSLILSNPVYRQAWDRANHWIISMQNDDGGWAAFEKNVNKSFLSWLPVEGGTAMILDPSTADLTGRTLEYFGNFTRLNKNHPFIKRGIEWLLRNQEKDGSWYGRWGICYIYGTWAAITGLVAVNTRNDHPAIQKAIRWLYRIQNPNGGWGESCKSDIHKKYISLNESTRTHTAWALDTLISAENEETVEINRGITYLLESSHKNDWTTTYPKGQGLPNGFYMHYHSYEYLFPLLALSHYKNKFFK
- a CDS encoding cation-translocating P-type ATPase, whose translation is MILEMKKRYYHITSGRVRMELYGIYENPERAEKFIEIFSTIEGVTSVKTSISRGCILLNYNEELISIDYLLPLLMKFEEVAWKLDNKHKEGISFETDPDVEAQVAATSEMANVLPFTSNMPKQQVPKDNVPLPLTLSVVGLGALGLKQLFLGRSALARHPVLFYMSSAFAVATGYPFFRRGIQQMQNRKGALVDFVLGASSLALALVRENLVVLAGLSLLQYLNWKRRDEVRNNWLDEPTVSPEIHRYTKRAGALGIIASLATLAITRNPLVALGILLTANPRPAIVSAEYSWSQAEMMAQEAGLVSPHNGSMYQLSQINTVLLEEDNLLYEKNGTMNKNVSSFIESLPKGSNIAVSHGMLNKSIEGIFPHINVLSLEEVKHKAPQEVLVIQGDKSPKEQKLIYYYPSIDVRKLNDLSESLKISHQIKLMIKKHVHTTRAWNLIGPAIALTSFVSAPLLALIADSLILSFLVHGKHKSEKLMLKKKTHELNKELHPEIPWHAYTSEEIYDRFQSSPLSGLDDKSIKKWAKSYGKNKLQAKQAEHWFKSYISQFKEFAMAILGITALISIFTGHMFDGIAMGTILLLNAGIGTFQERKAKQAVQTMTKFVPPNCKVIRNGETFEVSAEELVPGDIVELESGERVPADLRIIQTWNLEVDESTLTGESLPVQKSIRPIDEKVPITDRANMLYMGTHVTRGKGKAVVVQTGNQTEIGRLFMMLADHEEKETPLQKQVTQISKAFMKGALVIGGIVFIAGLIRGIPLTSMMTTSLALTASAIPEGLPVTITIALTAGILRMAKKDSLTRKMSALETLGRVNVICSDKTGTLTKNEMTVKKIATLKHEYDVTGDGYCPDGEIQISEDNSNQDLEHLLRIGVLCNNSSIEQENGHWIVKGDPTEGALLTVAKKYPALVESLSEWEREYELPFDSDRGMMTVACRQTPEHKDCYVLTKGSVEKIIACCKNVQVNGKKIQLTNSMRESVLQQAEKYADDSLRVLGFAIRKLRKDEECNDDMENDLTYIGMVGMIDPPKEEVKDSIQEAKSLGITPIMITGDHPITALSIAKQIGIGYSYDQVLTGEALNQLSDSEFENIIDDIRIYARVTPNHKLRIVTSLQNKGYIVAMTGDGVNDSLAIKKADVGIAMGRSGTQLTKETSDIVLKEDHFGSIVDGVKEGRTIIGNIRKALGCLLCGNLAEIIVTSTAVIAGLPLPIVPIQILLMNLITDALPAMVLAVNPGNKTKERKRQEIADKELYQQVITRGLLLGLGSLGLFVASLSMGTSIAVAQTTAFAALVTGQLIQTFSWRQEGQTESVKDWTKDRFLIGALGVSALALLSSIYIPGLSTVFKTSAIPMTNWLPIIFVAGVSAFLGKAVIKVIQAPKKLLQKEQLAMAA